One Carassius auratus strain Wakin unplaced genomic scaffold, ASM336829v1 scaf_tig00036645, whole genome shotgun sequence DNA segment encodes these proteins:
- the LOC113082671 gene encoding basement membrane-specific heparan sulfate proteoglycan core protein-like, protein METTGWDFYWYKHTLNSETKTQTNSYRVKIDSVSAGGQYWCRAGRGKPVYYTQYSDALWVNVTVSPKAVVTVRPDEQVFRGETVALRCDIKWGGETEWTYRWETEGTNYQNNSISTQELNISSVKDSHSGKYSCRGEMGTQRSQRSDAVTLTVSAEAQAAVRVSPQPWLTEGDSVTLICEVTGSSTGWTFSWFRDDDRLSDSSRGAGGSYTLSPAARQHTGVYTCRAERGRPAYYTNYSNTQTLWITGQGSPVSLVVRPSRSQHFSSDSLSLSCEDQMNSAGWTVRRYTDRNTEDCSKQTGSTCRLVSLSTSDSGVYWCQSESGEKRHPLNITVHDGDVILESSVDPVIEGDTLTLHCLHRSTNSSILRADFYKDGSLVQSQTTGEMSITNVSESDEGFYYCKTERGESLHSWISVRVSDSSSSLRSLLWLWDRVFSC, encoded by the exons GGAAGAGGAAAACCAGTCTACTACACACAATACAGTGATGCACTGTGGGTAAATGTTACAG TGAGTCCTAAAGCTGTGGTGACGGTTCGACCTGATGAACAAGTGTTCAGAGGAGAAACAGTCGCTCTCAGATGTGATATAAAGTGGGGAGGAGAGACTGAGTGGACGTACAGATGGGAAACAGAGGGAACAAACTACCAAAATAACTCAATCTCAACACAAGAGCTGAACATCAGCAGTGTTAAAGACTCTCACAGCGGTAAATACAGCTGTAGAGGAGAGATGGGAACACAACGCTCTCAGCGCAGTGATGCTGTTACACTGACTGTATcag CTGAAGCTCAGGCAGCAGTGCGAGTGTCTCCACAGCCGTGGCTGACTGAAGGAGactcagtgactctgatctgtgagGTTACAGGCTCCTCTACAGGCTGGACGTTCAGCTGGTTCAGAGATGATGATCGTCTgtcagacagcagcagaggagctggaGGCTCTTACACTCTCAGTCCTGCTGCTCGACAGCACACAGGAGTTTATAcgtgcagagcagagagaggacgACCGGCCTATTACACAAACTACAGTAACACACAGACACTGTGGATCACTG GTCAGGGGTCGCCGGTCTCTCTGGTGGTCCGTCCCAGCAGAAGTCAACACTTCTcgtctgactctctctctctgagctgtgaggatcagatgaactctGCTGGATGGACAGTGAGAagatacacagacagaaacacagaagaTTGTTCAAAACAAACAGGATCTACATGTCGACTCGTCTCTCTCAGCACATCTGACTCTGGAGTTTACTGGTGTCAgtctgaatctggagagaaaCGTCATCCTCTCAACATCACTGTACACG acGGTGATGTGATTCTGGAGAGTTCTGTTGATCCTGTGATTGAGGGAGATACTCTGACTCTACACTGTTTACATCGATCTACAAACTCCTCGATCCTCAGAGCTGATTTCTATAAAGATGGATCCCTCGTCCAGAGTCAGACGACAGGAGAGATGAGCATCACGAATGTCTCAGAGTCAGATGAGGGTTTCTACTACTGTAaaacagagagaggagagtcaCTCCACAGCTGGATCTCAGTCAGAG TCTCAGACTCTTCATCTTCTCTTCGGTCGTTGCTGTGGTTGTGGGATCGAGTGTTTTCTTGTTGA